A genomic segment from Necator americanus strain Aroian chromosome III, whole genome shotgun sequence encodes:
- a CDS encoding hypothetical protein (NECATOR_CHRIII.G10887.T2), whose product MGESVGRPQAKRKTAVKNKPVRKHGIKHIAKAHSLKRRPPEGSMESLATTSRFVTLSSEHQQTALFNLLRYIFVPFAALQETRTKGRPVISTENYTIYCGDADENKVGGWVIAERNDYDNLVKKSGSTSSRCAFVQLRYRRGCKLWIVSAQAPTKTVEDKKEPSTPSAHWQSSTLLTPEEQRKRKMRTLKLQLVYFLTRNIPQSDIRESRAVRDVAFDSYHRPLLLSTKIRFHKRNRGVTPQPKIDMGGLKNEECRTNFRQHVTIHVRTRKKLCDTDSFAKCIQDAARETLPVLLPRKKFAFASVETKSTYNSVCINRNTGDFNEEKCLRRKLRHQLQQDRENEWTSRAKEFEKAWEDDNPAEDLYFIEAAVVEAILPVWRYHFKTSLNRRAPLVSELDHVDRPTYAVNEEPPTESEVLVCIQKMKNGRAGGDDGISAENKIIRSTSTKGTHNTAIVMTFSLSARQGLLTRTGNRLSTILEEEANLLDMQFDPSMMDDSDIRTLRRRIRRANVVLETEANKLKIALENYGRAADNLDKETPSISEIISRVEANMDPAQGLLDQTQKAVTDLTRLQQDLEESRNYDTTTSLDVHEMKLTPIPTPKFNGRIWEWETFWRSFEHTVHSRNIDNLFKLNYLLDVLRGDAREQYVPPHLIEHLKEKYGNTQALVDQLLHKLATTTARNERLEEQETLREQLHSIVSQLNLKGEHIDNTFLQKQLLAKFSVDIQRHILRQKAYHEKDNTWNTMALLSTAKEYVKSELKITRQVEQYQHNPTRKRQHVVPENRDTSNIPTKWRPTNCFYCNKCGHQPKNCTEVPTIEQRLHIMKTKKLCHNCGANDHIATKCPRGSCRVCGTTGHHTSICKKLFDSHSPPRLPPPVKLPKKQSQPTKPTTRASATPAKVNSVNFEPTLDVKPQPNTALHVNDNTEVMILAGQAQVLNPESAMLEPIYVILDTGADRSFISNEFAKRLQLKDVAYHQHLWIGRTTGEDVWNHGTANVGCQRSSAHFYDNQNR is encoded by the exons ATGGGCGAATCTGTCGGGCGACCTCAAGCAAAAAG GAAGACGGCAGTCAAGAACAAACCAGTTAGAAAACACGGAATAAAA cacatcgccaaagcccacaGCTTGAAACGTCGAccgcctgaagggagcatggaatctttggcaacaacctcTCGTTTCGTCACACTGTCGAGTGAACACCAGCAAACCGCCCTGTTTAATCTTCTGCGATATATCTTTGTgccgtttgctgcactgcaggaaacacgcacgAAAGGTCGGCCTGTCATCAGCActgaaaattacaccatatactgcggcgatgctgatgagaacaaagtaggtggctgggTGATAGCTGAGAGGAACGATTATGACAACCTGGTGAAGAAATCTGGCTCAACTTCAtctagatgcgccttcgtACAACTGCGGTATCGCAGAGGATGTAAACTCTGGATTGTAAGTGCCCAAGCACCTACAAAGACCGTTGAGGACAAGA aggaaccatcgacgccatcagctcattGGCAGAGTTCAACCCTTTTAAcccctgaagagcagcgcaagcggaagatgaggaccctcaaacttcagctcgtcTACTTTCTAACAAGGAACATCCCTCAGTCGGATATCCGAGAGTCCAGAGCTGTTCGGGACGTTGCTTTCGACTCTTACCaccgtccacttcttctcaGCACTAAGATACgattccacaagagaaaccgaggagtaaCTCCTCAACCAAAAATCGACATGGGAGGtctgaaaaacgaagaatgcagaacaaacTTCCGCCAACATGTGACTATCCATGTACGGACTAGGAAGAAGCTTTGTGATACGGATTCCTTcgcaaagtgcatccaggacgctgcaagggaaacgctcccggttctgtTGCCGcgaaagaagtttgcctttgcatctgtggaaacaaaatccacgtacaattctgtatgtatCAACCGCAAcactggcgatttcaacgaGGAAAAGtgtcttagaaggaagttgcgccatcaactgcaacaagatcgcgagaacgagtggacgtcaagagcaaaggagtttgaaaaggcgtgggaagaCGATAACCCAGCAGAAGACCTGTACTTTATTGAAGCA GCTGTCGTTGAAGCAATTCTACCAGTTTGGAGGTATCACTTCAAGACATCGCTGAACCGGCGAGCGCCGTTAGTTTCTGAACTTGATCACGTtgatagaccgacatatgcggttaacgaggaaccaccgaccgagtcggaggttctcgtctgtatccaaaagatgaaaaatggaagagctggtggagacgacgggattagcgcagaaaatAAGATCATTCGTTCAACATCGACAAAAGG CACTCATAACACAGCTATAGTCATGACTTTTTCACTGTCAGCCCGACAAGGCCTTCTCACTCGAACAGGAAATCGCTTGTCCACTATTCTGGAGGAAGAAGCAAACCTCTTGGACATGCAATTCGATCCCTCAATGATGGACGACTCCGATATCAGAACCCTTCGACGGCGTATTCGCAGAGCCAACGTTGTTCTTGAAACTGAAGCAAACAAACTCAAAATTGCTCTAGAGAACTATGGAAGAGCTGCGGACAACTTGGACAAAGAAACACCATCCATATCAGAAATCATATCAAGAGTGGAGGCGAATATGGACCCAGCTCAAGGACTCTTGGATCAGACCCAAAAGGCTGTGACAGACCTGACAAGGCTCCAACAAGATCTCGAAGAATCACGAAATTACGATACCACCACATCGCTAGATGTCCACGAAATGAAACTTACACCAATTCCTACTCCTAAATTCAATGGGCGGATCTGGGAATGGGAAACCTTTTGGAGATCGTTTGAACACACGGTACACTCAAGAAACATCGACAATTTGTTCAAATTGAACTATCTTCTTGATGTCTTACGAGGAGATGCGAGGGA GCAATACGTACCCCCTCATCTGATCGAACATCTGAAAGAGAAATACGGTAACACACAGGCTTTGGTGGACCAGCTTCTACATAAACTTGCAACGACAACAGCTCGGAACGAACGGCTGGAAGAGCAGGAAACGTTGCGTGAACAACTACATTCCATCGTCTCACAGCTAAATCTCAAAGGAGAACATATAGACAACACGTTCCTGCAGAAGCAGCTTCTAGCTAAATTCTCAGTGGACATACAGCGACACATCTTGCGGCAGAAAGCATATCATGAGAAGGACAATACGTGGAATACAATGGCCCTGCTTTCAACAGCCAAGGAGTACGTCAAGTCCGAACTCAAGATCACTCGACAAGTGGAGCAATATCAGCACAATCCAACTAGGAAACGGCAACATGTTGTACCGGAAAATAGAGATACCAGCAATATCCCCACGAAGTGGCGACCGACGAATTGCTTCTACTGTAACAAATGCGGACACCAACCAAAAAATTGTACTGAAGTACCGACAATCGAGCAACGGCTACACATCATGAAAACGAAGAAACTCTGTCACAATTGTGGAGCCAACGACCACATAGCTACGAAGTGTCCTAGAGGATCCTGCCGCGTTTGCGGAACAACCGGACATCATACGTCTATCTGCAAAAAACTCTTCGACTCACACTCACCACCACGTTTACCTCCACCAGTAAAACTGCCTAAGAAACAATCACAGCCAACGAAACCGACGACACGGGCATCGGCGACGCCTGCGAAGGTGAATTCAGTCAATTTCGAGCCCACACTCGATGTGAAGCCGCAACCGAATACAGCCCTGCATGTCAACGACAATACAGAAGTCATGATACTCGCAGGGCAAGCACAGGTGCTTAATCCAGAATCGGCAATGCTGGAGCCCATATACGTGATACTCGACACAGGAGCCGACAGATCGTTCATCAGCAACGAGTTCGCCAAACGACTGCAACTGAAAGACGTGGCTTACCATCAGCACCTTTGGATCGGACGCACCACTGGTGAAGACGTGTGGAATCACGGTACTGCAAATGTGGGATGCCAACGGAGCTCCGCACACTTTTACGATAACCAGAATCGATAA
- a CDS encoding hypothetical protein (NECATOR_CHRIII.G10886.T1) has translation MTFSLSARQGLLTRTGNRLSTILEEEANLLDMQFDPSMMDDSDIRTLRRRIRRANVVLETEANKLKIALENYGRAADNLDKETPSISEIISRVEANMDPAQGLLDQTQKAVTDLTRLQQDLEESRNYDTTTSLDVHEMKLTPIPTPKFNGRIWEWETFWRSFEHTVHSRNIDNLFKLNYLLDVLRGDARESALVDQLLHKLATTTARNERLEEQETLREQLHSIVSQLNLKGEHIDNTFLQKQLLAKFSVDIQRHILRQKAYHEKDNTWNTMALLSTAKEYVKSELKITRQVEQYQHNPTRKRQHVVPENRDTSNIPTKWRPTNCFYCNKCGHQPKNCTEVPTIEQRLHIMKTKKLCHNCGANDHIATKCPRGSCRVCGTTGHHTSICKKLFDSHSPPRLPPPVKLPKKQSQPTKPTTRASATPAKVNSVNFEPTLDVKPQPNTALHVNDNTEVMILAGQAQVLNPESAMLEPIYVILDTGADRSFISNEFAKRLQLKDVAYHQHLWIGRTTGEDVWNHGTANVGCQRSSAHFYDNQNR, from the exons ATGACTTTTTCACTGTCAGCCCGACAAGGCCTTCTCACTCGAACAGGAAATCGCTTGTCCACTATTCTGGAGGAAGAAGCAAACCTCTTGGACATGCAATTCGATCCCTCAATGATGGACGACTCCGATATCAGAACCCTTCGACGGCGTATTCGCAGAGCCAACGTTGTTCTTGAAACTGAAGCAAACAAACTCAAAATTGCTCTAGAGAACTATGGAAGAGCTGCGGACAACTTGGACAAAGAAACACCATCCATATCAGAAATCATATCAAGAGTGGAGGCGAATATGGACCCAGCTCAAGGACTCTTGGATCAGACCCAAAAGGCTGTGACAGACCTGACAAGGCTCCAACAAGATCTCGAAGAATCACGAAATTACGATACCACCACATCGCTAGATGTCCACGAAATGAAACTTACACCAATTCCTACTCCTAAATTCAATGGGCGGATCTGGGAATGGGAAACCTTTTGGAGATCGTTTGAACACACGGTACACTCAAGAAACATCGACAATTTGTTCAAATTGAACTATCTTCTTGATGTCTTACGAGGAGATGCGAGGGAGTCG GCTTTGGTGGACCAGCTTCTACATAAACTTGCAACGACAACAGCTCGGAACGAACGGCTGGAAGAGCAGGAAACGTTGCGTGAACAACTACATTCCATCGTCTCACAGCTAAATCTCAAAGGAGAACATATAGACAACACGTTCCTGCAGAAGCAGCTTCTAGCTAAATTCTCAGTGGACATACAGCGACACATCTTGCGGCAGAAAGCATATCATGAGAAGGACAATACGTGGAATACAATGGCCCTGCTTTCAACAGCCAAGGAGTACGTCAAGTCCGAACTCAAGATCACTCGACAAGTGGAGCAATATCAGCACAATCCAACTAGGAAACGGCAACATGTTGTACCGGAAAATAGAGATACCAGCAATATCCCCACGAAGTGGCGACCGACGAATTGCTTCTACTGTAACAAATGCGGACACCAACCAAAAAATTGTACTGAAGTACCGACAATCGAGCAACGGCTACACATCATGAAAACGAAGAAACTCTGTCACAATTGTGGAGCCAACGACCACATAGCTACGAAGTGTCCTAGAGGATCCTGCCGCGTTTGCGGAACAACCGGACATCATACGTCTATCTGCAAAAAACTCTTCGACTCACACTCACCACCACGTTTACCTCCACCAGTAAAACTGCCTAAGAAACAATCACAGCCAACGAAACCGACGACACGGGCATCGGCGACGCCTGCGAAGGTGAATTCAGTCAATTTCGAGCCCACACTCGATGTGAAGCCGCAACCGAATACAGCCCTGCATGTCAACGACAATACAGAAGTCATGATACTCGCAGGGCAAGCACAGGTGCTTAATCCAGAATCGGCAATGCTGGAGCCCATATACGTGATACTCGACACAGGAGCCGACAGATCGTTCATCAGCAACGAGTTCGCCAAACGACTGCAACTGAAAGACGTGGCTTACCATCAGCACCTTTGGATCGGACGCACCACTGGTGAAGACGTGTGGAATCACGGTACTGCAAATGTGGGATGCCAACGGAGCTCCGCACACTTTTACGATAACCAGAATCGATAA
- a CDS encoding hypothetical protein (NECATOR_CHRIII.G10890.T1), whose amino-acid sequence MIKYGVIGLTEAIPLHPLNAVYNTEEELFLGTCDSRGADGVGVLVKTNMAMNIDSFEQMTTGVGHFQPSSKPMVDYE is encoded by the coding sequence ATGATTAAGTACggcgtcatcggactgaccgaggcGATACCACTCCACCCATTAAATGCAGTATATAACAcagaagaagaactgttcttaggaacatgcgacagtagaggagctGATGGAGTCGGTGTCCTTGTCAAAACGAATATGGCAATGAACATCGACTCGTTCGAGCAAATGACGACCGGAGTCGGACATTTCCAACCCAGCTCCAAACCCATGGTTGACTATGAGTGA
- a CDS encoding hypothetical protein (NECATOR_CHRIII.G10889.T1), with the protein MGLELGWKCPTPVVICSNESMFIAIFVLTRTPTPSAPLLSHVPKNSSSSVLYTAFNGWSGIASVSPMTPYLIIEIFSGPFRYKQDNQKSTSTSLFEEFGRKVGYPVSDGVALSRTHLTVNIRIFRWEAMESVLHSVDYLILLERVVDVLGRVLSLNARTVFVPRNNQKVMLVTSYYVIVAFS; encoded by the exons ATGGGTTTGGAGCTGGGTTGGAAATGTCCGACTCCGGTCGTCATTTGCTCGAACGAGTCGATGTTCATTGCCATATTCGTTTTGACAAGGACACCGACTCCATCagctcctctactgtcgcatgttcctaagaacagttcttcttctgTGTTATATACTGCATTTAATGGGTGGAGTGGTATCgcctcggtcagtccgatgacgccGTACTTAATCATCGAGATCTTCAGTGGTCCCTTCCGAtacaagc AAGATAATCAAAAATCAACGTCGACATCGTTGTTTGAAGAGTTCGGACGCAAAGTGGGCTATCCAGTCTCGGATGGGGTAGCGCTCTCGAGGACCCAT CTTACCGTCAATATTCGCATTTTTCGTTGGGAAGCGATGGAATCAGTACTGCATTCAGTCGATTATTTAATTCTTCTCGAACGTGTTGTTGATGTTCTTGGTCGTGTTCTTTCACTTAATGCCCGGACAGTGTTTGTGCCGAGAAATAATCAAAAGGTGATGTTGGTCACTTCGTACTATGTAATAGTcgctttttcttaa
- a CDS encoding hypothetical protein (NECATOR_CHRIII.G10883.T3), giving the protein MLPKLCDILLRFKIGNVAITSDVEKAFLQVRIHPQDRDATRFIWLKDPSLPVVPDNMVIYRSTRVTFGLICSPFLLAGTIKHHLENYATNKNVAREIKRNTYVDNVVLTSPSTTDAVNLYKESKRIFEDMNMNLREFLSNDDDVKQHKTPVNPSHPLL; this is encoded by the coding sequence ATGCTCCCTAAGCTATGTGATATCCTCTTACGCTTCAAGATAGGAAATGTGGCCATCACCAGTGATGTTGAGAAAGCATTTCTACAAGTTAGGATTCATCCGCAGGATAGGGACGCCACACGCTTTATATGGCTAAAGGATCCGAGCCTACCAGTAGTCCCCGACAACATGGTGATATATCGCTCTACCCGTGTCACATTTGGTCTTATTTGCTCACCATTTCTCCTCGCCGGCACAATAAAGCACCATTTGGAGAATTACGCTACGAACAAAAACGTCGCCCGTGAAATTAAACGCAACACGTATGTGGATAATGTGGTCCTGACATCACCATCAACAACAGACGCCGTAAACCTTTACAAAGAATCCAAAAGGATCTTTGAGGATATGAACATGAATCTCAGAGAatttctttcgaatgatgacgacgtaaaacaacacaaaacgccggtgaacccgtcgcacccccttctatag
- a CDS encoding hypothetical protein (NECATOR_CHRIII.G10887.T1): MGESVGRPQAKRKTAVKNKPVRKHGIKHIAKAHSLKRRPPEGSMESLATTSRFVTLSSEHQQTALFNLLRYIFVPFAALQETRTKGRPVISTENYTIYCGDADENKVGGWVIAERNDYDNLVKKSGSTSSRCAFVQLRYRRGCKLWIVSAQAPTKTVEDKSKNAFYDEINVLV, encoded by the exons ATGGGCGAATCTGTCGGGCGACCTCAAGCAAAAAG GAAGACGGCAGTCAAGAACAAACCAGTTAGAAAACACGGAATAAAA cacatcgccaaagcccacaGCTTGAAACGTCGAccgcctgaagggagcatggaatctttggcaacaacctcTCGTTTCGTCACACTGTCGAGTGAACACCAGCAAACCGCCCTGTTTAATCTTCTGCGATATATCTTTGTgccgtttgctgcactgcaggaaacacgcacgAAAGGTCGGCCTGTCATCAGCActgaaaattacaccatatactgcggcgatgctgatgagaacaaagtaggtggctgggTGATAGCTGAGAGGAACGATTATGACAACCTGGTGAAGAAATCTGGCTCAACTTCAtctagatgcgccttcgtACAACTGCGGTATCGCAGAGGATGTAAACTCTGGATTGTAAGTGCCCAAGCACCTACAAAGACCGTTGAGGACAAGAGTAAGAATGCCTTCTACGATGAAATCAATGTGTTGGTGTAA
- a CDS encoding hypothetical protein (NECATOR_CHRIII.G10885.T1), whose product MQRISTQHVLPWGLRLIPSKLDYLVAGKSRKDANASTDITEVTICTFNASPHDEPLQSWEDFCTFESSGVEEFIGPQSKEKQLTDAAVWKTFKETIERKQDGYYMRSPWRREVAPDNKGLAVRRLQTLIIRMSASPNIVKQYHDTIETQLNQGIIE is encoded by the coding sequence ATGCAAAGGATTAGCACGCAACATGTTTTACCTTGGGGACTGCGACTCATCCCGTCCAAGCTCGACTACCTAGTGGCAGGAAAGTCTCGAAAAGACGCGAACGCTAGTACCGACATCACGGAAGTGACAATTTGCACATTCAATGCCTCTCCGCATGACGAACCTCTACAATCTTGGGAGGACTTTTGCACATTTGAATCATCCGGAGTAGAAGAGTTCATTGGACCACaatcaaaggaaaaacaatTGACAGACGCAGCAGTCTGGAAAACCTTCAAGGAAACTATAGAACGCAAACAAGATGGCTATTATATGCGATCCCCTTGGAGAAGAGAGGTGGCGCCAGACAATAAGGGATTGGCTGTGCGCCGTCTCCAGACACTTATAATACGCATGAGTGCCAGCCCTAACATAGTCAAACAATACCACGACACCATCGAAACTCAGCTGAACCAAGGAATCATCGAATGA
- a CDS encoding hypothetical protein (NECATOR_CHRIII.G10888.T1), with protein MRTLKLQLVYFLTRNIPQSDIRESRAVRDVAFDSYHRPLLLSTKIRFHKRNRGVTPQPKIDMGGLKNEECRTNFRQHVTIHVRTRKKLCDTDSFAKCIQDAARETLPVLLPRKKFAFASVETKSTYNSVCINRNTGDFNEEKCLRRKLRHQLQQDRENEWTSRAKEFEKAWEDDNPAEDLYFIEAV; from the coding sequence atgaggaccctcaaacttcagctcgtcTACTTTCTAACAAGGAACATCCCTCAGTCGGATATCCGAGAGTCCAGAGCTGTTCGGGACGTTGCTTTCGACTCTTACCaccgtccacttcttctcaGCACTAAGATACgattccacaagagaaaccgaggagtaaCTCCTCAACCAAAAATCGACATGGGAGGtctgaaaaacgaagaatgcagaacaaacTTCCGCCAACATGTGACTATCCATGTACGGACTAGGAAGAAGCTTTGTGATACGGATTCCTTcgcaaagtgcatccaggacgctgcaagggaaacgctcccggttctgtTGCCGcgaaagaagtttgcctttgcatctgtggaaacaaaatccacgtacaattctgtatgtatCAACCGCAAcactggcgatttcaacgaGGAAAAGtgtcttagaaggaagttgcgccatcaactgcaacaagatcgcgagaacgagtggacgtcaagagcaaaggagtttgaaaaggcgtgggaagaCGATAACCCAGCAGAAGACCTGTACTTTATTGAAGCAGTATAG